TGATAAGAAAGTTTCAGTGCTATCTGGAGGAGAGAAAACACGTTTAGCACTATGTCAGTTGTTGCTGAGTCCATCTAACTTTTTAATTCTGGATGAGCCAACAAATCATCTAGATATCCAAAGTAAGGAGGTTCTAAAACAAGCACTTCAGAAATATGAAGGAACATTTATAGTAGTATCTCACGATCGTGAATTCTTGGAGGGCTTAACAAACCGTATCTGGGATATAGAGAATAAGCATCTTAAGATTCATCATTATACAGTTAAAGAATATCTTGTGAAGAAGATGGATGCTTTCGAAAAGGCACAGAAACTTGGTGTTAGCGCTAAGGAAATTGCAAAGGTTGCTACGAAAGAACCTGAAAAAATGCTTTCTTATGAAGAGGAAAAAGAATTAAAGAGGCAACAAACCCAGAATCAGAATGCAATTAAGAAAATTGAACAAAAGATTGGACAATTGGAAGATAAGATAGCAGAAATGGATAAGGTTGTTGCTGAATTAGATTATACAGACGAAGTAAATTCCACTAAAGTTTTACAAGAGTACGAAACACTAAAAAGTGACCTTGATAAAGCTATGACTGAATGGGAAAAACTTATGGAGGATTAAGTCTTAAATTATTCTCCTTTTAAGATCCCTAATTTTATCATCTTCTGAGCGATTTGAATAGTATTTAATGCAGCCCCTTTACGAAGATTGTCAGCAACAACCCACATATTAAGTGTATTTGGCAAACTCTCATCTCGACGAATTCTTCCTACAAATACATCATTCTTTCCTTTCGCAAATATAGGCATAGGGTAGATGTTCGCTTCAGGATTATCTTGTACATGTAAACCTGGAGTATGATGAAATGTTTTGCGTATCTCAGAAAGATTAAAATCCTTTTCAAATGTTACATTGATTGCTTCTGAGTGACCTCCCGAAACGGGTACTCGAACTGCAGTAGCGGTTACAGCAATAGATGGGTCTAATATTTTCTTAGTTTCATTTACTAATTTCATTTCCTCTTTGGTATACCCGTTTTCAAGGAAAGTGTCGCAATGTGGAAGTACATTCTGGTCAATAGGATAGGGATAAACCATTTTTTCCTTGATGCCTTTACGTTCATTATCCATCTGTTTCACAGCCTCAGCTCCAGTACCTGATATGGATTGATAAGTTGAAACAACCACTCGTTTTGCTTGGTATTGTCGATGTAGTGGTGCTAAAGCCATGAGCATCTGGATAGTCGAGCAATTAGGATTAGCAATGATATAATCATCTTCTGATAACTGATTCCCATTAATTTCAGGTATTATTAACTTCTTATCAGTGTCCATTCTAAATGCAGAGGAATTGTCAATCACTCTACAGCCTACTTCAACAAATTTTGGAGCCCATTCCAATGAAATAGAACCACCAGCAGAAAATAATGCTAAATCGGGTTTTTTAGCAATTGCCTCTTCCAAACTAACTATAGTGTATTCGCTCTCTTTCCATGTAATTCTAGAACCTGCAGATCGTTCAGAGGCAACTGGAATTAGCTCGCTAACAGGAAAATTTTGTTCAGCTAAAACTTGGAGCATCTCTTGCCCCACCATTCCAGTAACACCAACGATAGCAACTCTCATAGCAAATAATTTTTACAAAGATAATGATTTAACCGATTAACCGCAAAGGTTATGAAGGTCTTAAAACTCTGTAGTCTTTGCAGTTAAAAAATTAAATAATTAATGGTAGTCTTTTACAGATTTCCCATTGATAATTAAATCATTAATAACCGCATCCCCATCTTGTACATAAAGAATGGCGTAGCTTTTTTGTAACGTATCGTTTGCCATTTTAAAGTAGTCTCCTTCAACTTTAGGGGCTATTGTTTCATTTAAATAATATCTATCAAAAGGATATCTAATATATACCAATTCATCATAGCTATAATCTATTTTTGCTTTTACAAAATCTTCGTTCGCAGCTGGTTTCTCTTTTGAAAGTCCTTTGATAGTAGCAAATCCATTTGGTCCGGTAGAATGAAGTAAGACATATATGTCTCCTTGCATATTTTCATCCATTGATTCTGGTCGGAAGCTATTTTCTTTGAGTCTTACAATGACATATTTTCCTCGAAATGGATCGGAAGGATCAATAGGAGCAATCTCAAATCGATATATCTTTCCAATTTTTAGAATAGTTTCATGTTCCATTATCATTTTTATAGGTATGGCTAGCTGAACGAGAGCTACTATAATAAAAGTGAGAAATAAATATTTTTTACTATTCATGAGCTTTTCTCTTTTTTAGTAGTTGATAATTCGTTACAAAGAACCCAATTCCAATTCCGATAAAGATAAGTCCACGTAATAGGAAGGAAATATTAGTGTCAAAGAAACGTGTGAGAATGAGTGTGGAAATGATTATCAATCCAAAATTCACAACTCCTAAATGATTCTGTTTTATGCCACGTAGGATTGTATTTATTCCTATTATTAAAATGGCTAGGTTTGATCCAATAGCAATTATAGTAGGAAATTTCATGAAAGTTATGATGAGTATAAAGAAGAAGATGAAAATAAATTCAAGTGGACGTATTCCTCCCCAACCTACTTTCTTTAGTTTGCTTATAAATAAATAAAAACCAATAATAGTGGTTAGAAGCATTGGAATAAATAGAGGGAAATCAAAAAATTGGAAATAAATATCCTCTATGTTATTAATGTATCTCCACATAGAATGAAAGCTGTTGATATACAATAAAATAAGAGTACCAATAGTTCCTATGCTAAATAAAGCATTATCATGTATCTTTAACTTTTCTTTTAAAGGAGTTGATCCCATGAGTAGGAAGATTCCAAAAAGATTCATATATGGGATAAACATTAGTAAAGGCTCACCCTTAGATAAAGAAGTTAACATGATTGTTACGGATAAGGCTATGATAATATGGTGAAAGAATACAAAGTTACTTAGCGTTTGTTTTTTACGCATATAAAGGTAGAAAGGAATGATACCAACTAGAAGTAGCCAATATTCATACGGAATACGAGTTGGATAATTCCAATAGCCAATTTCCATTGCATATACTGTGATTCCTATTAGGTAAAGAATAGAGGAAGTTGCTGACTTCATAATATATATGATAGGCAATCCAAGTAAAATCCATGTAAGAAGGAAGGTGGACATTTCTCCTGAAATGTGATAAATCTGACTTATCAAAGAAATAGAGGCACCAATGGCAAAGATCAGGAGCAAAGCTGAACTTTCTCTCCATACTCTGTTATCATTTTTACGTAGTAATGTATATCCACACAAGATTTGCATAGCAACAAGTGGTAAAAAAGCAAATAAGACTCGTACAGTCTTAGGTAATTCATCCCAGTTGGAAGCTAAAATAAGAATGATACCCAAACCAATTAAAAGGGCTCCTAAAATCCCAAAAACCAAGAGTAGTCGATTTTGTTTAGGTTGTTCTTGTTTACTCTTATAATATGACGCAATTTGAGTAGCAGTTTCTCGGCTGATAATGTTCTCTCTAACTAATTCTTCAAGTTCATGTGGAGTCATTCCAATTAGTTTATATTGTCCATTGATTATGCAAGATGGCTTTTAGTAAATAATTGCTATTTTCTTTATCCACCACAACAATGAGGGCATTCCAGTCAAAGTATCCCTCTTGAGAAGGTGGGAGATAAAATTCAACATAAGTATTATTTGGAAATATCTCCTGAACATTATGGAGTTCGCTTCCATACGTTTTAGGCTTATCTTTATACACGTTAATTTTTAGCTTAGGGTCTTTTAAGTTTAGCCATGAGACATGTTTTTTAATAAACTCATCTAATGTGCTTACAATAGAGTCTCCACTTCCATCGGCATATCCCCAAAACATTTTTTCATTAGATTGATTGAATCGTTCCTTATCAAATTGTTGAGCTGTCTCAACATCGATGTACGCATAAGGTGAAAAAAGAATTCCCTTTTCATCCATATAGTCATTAAGGCTATTATAGTTACCTGCAATTATCTGTTGAACACAAAATTGAGCGAACTCTAATTCATTTTCAAAAGCTCGGAAGTTATCTTCCGAGCTTTTAATGTCATCTTCTATTTCTACTTTATCTAATGGTTGTTCTTTCTTTTCTAAATCACAAGAAAAAAGAGAAATTAAAAATAATAGTCCTAAGAAATATTTCATTTACTCTTTAATTAATTTCTTTACAATAAATTGCGTATTAGATTTTAGAATCACATTGTAAGACCCACTGCTTAAACGCTCAATATTAATGACGTTATTCGTAGTAGAAATAGAAGATTCTTGAATCAATTTTCCATTCATATCATAGAGTAGTAATTTCATTTCTCCATTTATATTTTCGAAAGATATTTCTTTGGAAGAAGGATTTGGATACATTACAACTTTTTGAATATTATCTTGTTCTATTCCAGAAGTTGATTCTACTAATCGTTGACCGTCACTTGAAGCAGTTGCTGTTAATCCCGCATTATTTGTAGCTTTGATAGAGATATAATATATCTGTTCATAAATGGGATTAGTAAGTACATAAGCAATGGAAGTGTTTAAACCAAGAT
The DNA window shown above is from Brumimicrobium sp. and carries:
- a CDS encoding aspartate-semialdehyde dehydrogenase produces the protein MRVAIVGVTGMVGQEMLQVLAEQNFPVSELIPVASERSAGSRITWKESEYTIVSLEEAIAKKPDLALFSAGGSISLEWAPKFVEVGCRVIDNSSAFRMDTDKKLIIPEINGNQLSEDDYIIANPNCSTIQMLMALAPLHRQYQAKRVVVSTYQSISGTGAEAVKQMDNERKGIKEKMVYPYPIDQNVLPHCDTFLENGYTKEEMKLVNETKKILDPSIAVTATAVRVPVSGGHSEAINVTFEKDFNLSEIRKTFHHTPGLHVQDNPEANIYPMPIFAKGKNDVFVGRIRRDESLPNTLNMWVVADNLRKGAALNTIQIAQKMIKLGILKGE
- a CDS encoding GDYXXLXY domain-containing protein; its protein translation is MNSKKYLFLTFIIVALVQLAIPIKMIMEHETILKIGKIYRFEIAPIDPSDPFRGKYVIVRLKENSFRPESMDENMQGDIYVLLHSTGPNGFATIKGLSKEKPAANEDFVKAKIDYSYDELVYIRYPFDRYYLNETIAPKVEGDYFKMANDTLQKSYAILYVQDGDAVINDLIINGKSVKDYH
- a CDS encoding DUF2157 domain-containing protein translates to MTPHELEELVRENIISRETATQIASYYKSKQEQPKQNRLLLVFGILGALLIGLGIILILASNWDELPKTVRVLFAFLPLVAMQILCGYTLLRKNDNRVWRESSALLLIFAIGASISLISQIYHISGEMSTFLLTWILLGLPIIYIMKSATSSILYLIGITVYAMEIGYWNYPTRIPYEYWLLLVGIIPFYLYMRKKQTLSNFVFFHHIIIALSVTIMLTSLSKGEPLLMFIPYMNLFGIFLLMGSTPLKEKLKIHDNALFSIGTIGTLILLYINSFHSMWRYINNIEDIYFQFFDFPLFIPMLLTTIIGFYLFISKLKKVGWGGIRPLEFIFIFFFILIITFMKFPTIIAIGSNLAILIIGINTILRGIKQNHLGVVNFGLIIISTLILTRFFDTNISFLLRGLIFIGIGIGFFVTNYQLLKKRKAHE